The proteins below come from a single Isoptericola dokdonensis DS-3 genomic window:
- a CDS encoding ANTAR domain-containing response regulator, with the protein MIDAEPAPAPAAPAKPSRRAVVAEDEALIRMDVVETLREAGFDVVGEAGDGETAVQLAVELKPDVVVMDVKMPELDGISAAERIGKAHAAPVVLLTAFSQTELVERARDAGAMAYVVKPFTPADLLPAVEIAISRYQQIGALESEVADLQDRFETRKRVDRAKGLLMTKMGLSEPESFRWIQKTSMDRRLTMREVADAVIEQVGGA; encoded by the coding sequence ATGATCGACGCTGAGCCGGCTCCGGCACCTGCCGCGCCCGCGAAGCCGTCGCGGCGCGCCGTGGTCGCCGAGGACGAGGCGCTCATCCGGATGGACGTCGTGGAGACGCTCCGCGAGGCAGGGTTCGACGTCGTCGGCGAGGCCGGCGACGGCGAGACCGCCGTGCAGCTGGCCGTGGAGCTCAAGCCGGACGTCGTCGTGATGGACGTCAAGATGCCGGAGCTCGACGGGATCTCGGCGGCCGAGCGGATCGGCAAGGCCCACGCGGCACCCGTCGTCCTGCTGACGGCGTTCTCGCAGACGGAGCTCGTCGAGCGTGCCCGCGACGCGGGGGCCATGGCGTACGTCGTCAAGCCGTTCACGCCGGCCGACCTGCTGCCCGCGGTCGAGATCGCGATCTCGCGGTACCAGCAGATCGGTGCCCTGGAGTCGGAGGTCGCGGACCTCCAGGACCGGTTCGAGACCCGCAAGCGCGTGGACCGCGCGAAGGGGCTGCTCATGACCAAGATGGGTCTGAGCGAGCCGGAGTCCTTCCGCTGGATCCAGAAGACGTCGATGGACCGCCGTCTGACCATGCGCGAGGTCGCCGACGCCGTCATCGAGCAGGTCGGCGGCGCCTGA
- the pyk gene encoding pyruvate kinase, giving the protein MRRAKIVCTIGPATASPEKLRELVDAGMDVARINRSHGEKSEHEAVYHGVRAAAQDAGRNVAVLVDLQGPKIRLGRFAGDEKHFLNEGDTFTITTEDVEGSRELVSTTHHGLPQDARVGDPILIDDGKVRVRVTAVEGPRVTTVVEVPGPVSNNKGLNLPGVAVSVPALSDKDTDDLRWALRLGADLIALSFVRNAADYDDVRRIMDEEGRVVPVIAKIEKPQAVDNLEEVVAAFDGFMVARGDLAVEMPLEQVPLVQKRIIELARRNAKPVIVATQVLESMTTSPRPTRAEASDCANAVLDGADAVMLSGETSVGDYPIITVQTMASIIEATEELGRERIAPLGSTPHTRGGVITRAAAEIGETLGVKYLVTFTQSGDSAKRMSRLRSGIPHLAFTPEESVRNVLALTWGTTSYQVPAVGSVDAMVSQVDQTLQANGLAEVGDRVVIVSGAPVGVPGTTNSILVHKVGSSSDARSE; this is encoded by the coding sequence ATGCGCAGAGCGAAGATCGTGTGCACCATCGGACCCGCGACGGCGTCCCCGGAGAAGCTCCGGGAGCTGGTCGACGCGGGTATGGACGTGGCCCGGATCAACCGGAGCCACGGGGAGAAGTCGGAGCACGAGGCCGTCTACCACGGCGTCCGGGCCGCGGCCCAGGACGCGGGGCGCAACGTCGCCGTGCTGGTGGACCTGCAGGGTCCCAAGATCCGGCTCGGCCGGTTCGCCGGTGACGAGAAGCACTTCCTGAACGAGGGTGACACGTTCACCATCACCACCGAGGACGTCGAGGGGTCGCGCGAGCTCGTCTCCACGACCCACCACGGTCTCCCGCAGGACGCGCGGGTCGGCGACCCGATCCTCATCGACGACGGCAAGGTCCGCGTACGCGTGACCGCCGTGGAGGGCCCCCGGGTCACCACGGTCGTCGAGGTGCCGGGCCCCGTGTCGAACAACAAGGGCCTGAACCTGCCGGGCGTGGCCGTGTCCGTGCCCGCCCTGAGCGACAAGGACACCGATGACCTGCGCTGGGCGCTGCGACTCGGTGCCGACCTCATCGCGCTGTCCTTCGTGCGCAACGCGGCGGACTACGACGACGTCCGCCGCATCATGGACGAGGAGGGGCGGGTCGTCCCCGTCATCGCCAAGATCGAGAAGCCGCAGGCGGTGGACAACCTCGAGGAGGTCGTCGCCGCGTTCGACGGCTTCATGGTGGCCCGTGGCGACCTCGCCGTGGAGATGCCGCTCGAGCAGGTGCCGCTCGTCCAGAAGCGGATCATCGAGCTCGCGCGTCGCAACGCCAAGCCCGTGATCGTCGCCACGCAGGTGCTGGAGTCGATGACCACGAGCCCGCGCCCGACGCGTGCCGAGGCCTCCGACTGCGCCAACGCGGTCCTCGACGGCGCCGACGCGGTCATGCTCTCGGGGGAGACCTCGGTGGGTGACTACCCGATCATCACGGTGCAGACGATGGCCTCGATCATCGAGGCGACCGAGGAGCTCGGCCGGGAGCGCATCGCGCCCCTCGGCTCGACCCCGCACACGCGCGGTGGTGTGATCACCCGCGCGGCCGCCGAGATCGGCGAGACGCTCGGGGTGAAGTACCTCGTGACGTTCACCCAGTCGGGCGACTCGGCGAAGCGCATGTCGCGCCTGCGCTCGGGCATCCCGCACCTGGCGTTCACGCCGGAGGAGTCGGTCCGCAACGTGCTGGCCCTGACGTGGGGCACCACGTCGTACCAGGTGCCCGCCGTCGGCTCGGTCGACGCGATGGTGAGCCAGGTCGACCAGACCCTGCAGGCGAACGGGCTGGCCGAGGTCGGCGACCGGGTCGTCATCGTCTCCGGCGCGCCGGTCGGCGTCCCGGGCACGACGAACTCGATCCTGGTGCACAAGGTGGGTTCGAGCTCGGACGCCCGCTCGGAGTGA
- a CDS encoding glutamate synthase subunit beta: MADPRGFLKVRERELPPNRPVEVRLRDWKDTHAHRAEGQPFLQEQAGRCMDCGIPFCHQGCPLGNLIPEWNDLVRQGQWADAIERLHATNNFPEFTGRVCPAPCETSCVLGINQPAVTIKNVEVSIIDEAFERGLVRPQVSQRLTGKTVAVVGSGPAGLAAAQQLTRAGHTVVVYERDDAIGGLLRYGIPDFKLEKKHIDRRLEQMTAEGTRFRPGVEIGRNITWDALRRRFDAVVVATGATVPRDLVVEGRGLAGVHYAMDFLTPANKAVAGSPVEGAPSAEGKHVIVIGGGDTGSDCVGTSLRQGAASVTTLAIGKRPPSERPASQPWPTDPILFEVSTSHEEGGERRFLASTVELVGDAEGRVVALRVAETEYLPDGRRAPKAGTEHEIPADLVLVAMGFTGPETDSLVAQTGAGTTDRGLVHRGEDYAATVPGVFVAGDAGRGQSLIVWAIAEGRATAAAVDAFLQGSTELPAPVGPRTVALRG; encoded by the coding sequence GTGGCTGATCCCCGCGGATTCCTGAAGGTGCGGGAGCGTGAGCTCCCGCCGAACCGCCCCGTCGAGGTGCGGCTGCGCGACTGGAAGGACACCCACGCGCACCGTGCGGAGGGCCAGCCGTTCCTCCAGGAGCAGGCGGGCCGCTGCATGGACTGCGGCATCCCGTTCTGCCACCAGGGCTGCCCGCTGGGCAACCTCATCCCGGAGTGGAACGACCTGGTGCGCCAGGGCCAGTGGGCCGACGCCATCGAGCGCCTGCACGCGACGAACAACTTCCCCGAGTTCACCGGCCGGGTCTGCCCGGCACCGTGCGAGACGAGCTGCGTGCTGGGCATCAACCAGCCCGCGGTGACGATCAAGAACGTCGAGGTCTCGATCATCGACGAGGCGTTCGAGCGCGGCCTGGTGCGCCCGCAGGTGTCGCAGCGGCTCACCGGCAAGACCGTGGCCGTGGTCGGGTCCGGTCCTGCGGGCCTCGCGGCCGCCCAGCAGCTCACCCGCGCCGGGCACACCGTCGTGGTGTACGAGCGGGACGACGCGATCGGCGGTCTGCTGCGGTACGGCATCCCCGACTTCAAGCTCGAGAAGAAGCACATCGACCGTCGGCTGGAGCAGATGACGGCCGAGGGCACCCGGTTCCGGCCGGGGGTGGAGATCGGCAGGAACATCACCTGGGACGCGCTGCGCCGCCGGTTCGACGCCGTCGTGGTGGCGACCGGGGCCACCGTCCCGCGCGACCTGGTGGTCGAGGGCCGCGGTCTCGCCGGGGTGCACTACGCGATGGACTTCCTCACCCCCGCCAACAAGGCGGTCGCGGGGAGCCCGGTCGAGGGTGCGCCGAGCGCCGAGGGCAAGCACGTCATCGTCATCGGCGGCGGCGACACCGGCTCCGACTGCGTGGGCACGTCCCTGCGGCAGGGCGCGGCGAGCGTGACGACGCTGGCGATCGGCAAGCGCCCGCCGAGCGAGCGCCCCGCGAGCCAGCCCTGGCCGACGGACCCGATCCTGTTCGAGGTGTCGACGTCGCACGAGGAGGGCGGCGAGCGCCGCTTCCTGGCCTCGACGGTCGAGCTCGTGGGCGACGCCGAGGGTCGCGTGGTGGCGCTGCGCGTCGCCGAGACGGAGTACCTCCCCGACGGGCGCCGGGCGCCCAAGGCCGGGACCGAGCACGAGATCCCCGCGGACCTCGTGCTGGTCGCGATGGGATTCACCGGTCCGGAGACGGACTCGCTGGTCGCCCAGACGGGCGCCGGCACGACCGATCGGGGCCTCGTGCACCGTGGCGAGGACTACGCGGCCACCGTGCCCGGCGTCTTCGTCGCCGGTGACGCGGGCCGCGGTCAGTCGCTGATCGTGTGGGCCATCGCGGAGGGGCGGGCGACCGCCGCCGCGGTGGACGCATTCCTCCAGGGCTCCACGGAGCTGCCGGCCCCGGTGGGCCCGCGCACCGTCGCCCTGAGAGGATGA
- the gltB gene encoding glutamate synthase large subunit yields MTTPQHWVAPPSAQGLYDPASEHDACGVAFVATLRGTPGRDIVDAGLTALLNLDHRGAVGAEENSGDGAGILTQIPDAFVRDVVDAELPPAGRYAIGMAFLPQDPAEADALARRFEAIAVEEKLDVLAWRDVPVTADLVGPTARASMPTFRQVVVADPERELGGLDLDRRAYRLRKRAEHELDLFLASLSARTITYKGMLTTAQLEPFFPDLSDPRYASEIALVHSRFSTNTFPSWPLAQPFRLIAHNGEINTVKGNRNWMAAREGTLASDVLGDLAPLLPVCSEGSSDSASFDEVLELLHLSGRSLPHSVLMMIPEAWENHAEMDPARRAFYQYHANLIEPWDGPACLTFTDGTLIGAVLDRNGLRPGRYWVTEDGLVVLGSEAGVLDIDPATVVRKGRLEPGRMFLVDTAQGRIVEDDEVKSQLAAQRPYAEWIEQNSIALESLPEREHVAHSPASVQRRQRAFGYTSEELKVILTPMANTGAEPLGAMGSDTPVAVLSSRPRLLFDYFTQMFAQVTNPPLDAIREELVTSIGGAIGPEPNLLSDTPAHARKLLLPFPVLDNDELAKIVRIDRDARLEGEFRAVIVRGLYDVSGGGRALHERLEEIFAQVDDAIADGATHIVLSDRDSDAERAPIPSLLLTSAVHHHLLRRQTRTRISLLVEAGDVREVHHVALLIGYGAAAVNPYLAMETVEDLARRGYLDVAPETAVKNLIKALGKGVLKVMSKMGISTIMSYRGAQVFEAVGLSHELVEDYFTGTTSRLAGIGLDVLAAETAARHTEAYPASGNHTPHERLTTGGEYQWRRDGEEHLFDPETVFRLQHATRSKRMDIFRQYTHRVDEQSERLMTLRGLLRFAEGREPVPLDEVEPVSEILKRFNTGAMSYGAISQEMHETLAVAMNQIGGRSNSGEGGEDPERLYDPQRRSRVKQIASGRFGVTSEYLTQADDIQLKLAQGAKPGEGGQLPGPKVYPWVARTRHSTPGVGLISPPPHHDIYSIEDLAQLIHDAKNANPSARVHVKLVSEFGVGTVATGVSKAHADVVLISGHDGGTGASPLTSLKHAGTPWEIGLAETQQTLVLNNLRDRITVQVDGQMKTGRDVVVAALLGAEEFGFATAPMVVSGCIMMRVCHLDTCPVGVATQNPELRRRFTGTPEFVVNFFEFIATEVREHLAALGFRSIEEAVGQVQVLDTRGAVDHWKAQGLDLAPVLERIEPPAGSALFRTQAQDHGLDRALDQQLIAAAGPALEDGLPVRMEFPVRNVNRTVGTMLGHEVTKRYRGAGLPDDTIEVVLTGSAGQSFAAFLPRGVTLRLFGDANDYVGKGLSGGRVVVRPDKAAVLEGAANVIAGNVIGYGATSGEILLRGRVGERFGVRNSGATLVVEGVGDHGCEYMTGGEVLVLGPTGRNFGAGMSGGVAYVLDLRPTAMNGASVGSGELVVGPLADDDWARVRELLERHAAETGSTVAAALLDDDGARARFSRVLPPAWANVRAALAEAEAAGTPLGEGEDFDPTLWERIMEVARG; encoded by the coding sequence ATGACCACGCCGCAGCACTGGGTCGCGCCCCCCTCGGCGCAGGGCCTCTACGACCCCGCGTCCGAGCACGACGCCTGTGGTGTCGCCTTCGTGGCGACCCTGCGAGGGACCCCCGGCCGCGACATCGTCGACGCGGGCCTGACCGCCCTGCTCAACCTCGACCACCGCGGTGCGGTGGGTGCCGAGGAGAACAGCGGCGACGGGGCCGGGATCCTCACCCAGATCCCCGACGCGTTCGTGCGCGACGTCGTCGACGCCGAGCTGCCGCCCGCGGGTCGCTACGCGATCGGCATGGCCTTCCTGCCGCAGGACCCGGCCGAGGCGGACGCCCTGGCGCGCCGCTTCGAGGCGATCGCCGTCGAGGAGAAGCTGGACGTGCTCGCCTGGCGCGACGTGCCCGTGACGGCCGACCTGGTCGGCCCGACCGCCCGGGCGTCGATGCCGACGTTCCGCCAGGTCGTCGTGGCCGACCCCGAGCGGGAGCTCGGCGGCCTCGACCTGGACCGCCGTGCCTACCGGCTGCGCAAGCGTGCCGAGCACGAGCTCGACCTGTTCCTCGCCTCGCTGTCGGCCCGGACGATCACGTACAAGGGCATGCTGACGACGGCGCAGCTCGAGCCGTTCTTCCCGGACCTGTCCGACCCGCGCTACGCGTCGGAGATCGCGCTGGTCCACTCCCGGTTCTCGACGAACACGTTCCCGTCGTGGCCGCTGGCGCAGCCGTTCCGGCTCATCGCGCACAACGGCGAGATCAACACCGTCAAGGGCAACCGCAACTGGATGGCCGCGCGCGAGGGCACCCTCGCCAGCGACGTCCTCGGCGACCTTGCCCCGCTGCTGCCCGTGTGCAGCGAGGGGTCCAGCGACTCGGCGAGCTTCGACGAGGTGCTCGAGCTGCTCCACCTGTCGGGTCGTTCGCTGCCGCACTCGGTGCTCATGATGATCCCCGAGGCGTGGGAGAACCACGCCGAGATGGACCCGGCCCGCCGGGCGTTCTACCAGTACCACGCGAACCTCATCGAGCCGTGGGACGGCCCCGCCTGCCTCACGTTCACCGACGGCACGCTCATCGGCGCGGTCCTCGACCGCAACGGCCTGCGCCCGGGACGCTACTGGGTGACCGAGGACGGCCTGGTCGTGCTCGGCTCCGAGGCGGGCGTCCTGGACATCGACCCCGCCACCGTGGTGCGCAAGGGTCGCCTCGAGCCGGGCCGCATGTTCCTCGTGGACACGGCCCAGGGCCGGATCGTCGAGGACGACGAGGTCAAGTCCCAGCTCGCCGCGCAGCGTCCCTACGCCGAGTGGATCGAGCAGAACTCCATCGCCCTGGAGTCCCTGCCCGAGCGCGAGCACGTCGCGCACTCCCCGGCGTCCGTCCAGCGGCGGCAGCGGGCCTTCGGGTACACCTCCGAGGAGCTCAAGGTCATCCTCACGCCGATGGCCAACACCGGCGCCGAGCCGCTCGGGGCCATGGGCTCCGACACGCCCGTCGCGGTGCTGTCCAGCCGGCCGCGCCTGCTGTTCGACTACTTCACGCAGATGTTCGCGCAGGTGACCAACCCGCCGCTGGACGCGATCCGCGAGGAGCTCGTCACGTCGATCGGCGGCGCGATCGGCCCCGAGCCGAACCTGCTCTCGGACACCCCGGCGCACGCGCGCAAGCTCCTGCTGCCGTTCCCGGTGCTCGACAACGACGAGCTCGCCAAGATCGTCCGCATCGACCGGGACGCCCGGCTCGAGGGCGAGTTCCGCGCCGTCATCGTGCGGGGCCTCTACGACGTCTCCGGCGGCGGCCGTGCGCTGCACGAGCGGCTCGAGGAGATCTTCGCCCAGGTCGACGACGCGATCGCCGACGGCGCCACCCACATCGTGCTGTCGGACCGTGACTCGGACGCCGAGCGCGCGCCCATCCCGTCGCTGCTGCTCACCAGCGCCGTGCACCACCACCTGCTGCGCCGCCAGACCCGCACGCGGATCTCGCTGCTGGTCGAGGCCGGCGACGTGCGCGAGGTGCACCACGTCGCGCTGCTCATCGGCTACGGCGCCGCCGCGGTCAACCCGTACCTGGCGATGGAGACCGTCGAGGACCTGGCCCGCCGCGGCTACCTCGACGTCGCCCCCGAGACGGCCGTGAAGAACCTCATCAAGGCGCTCGGCAAGGGCGTCCTGAAGGTGATGTCCAAGATGGGCATCTCGACGATCATGTCGTACCGCGGCGCACAGGTCTTCGAGGCGGTCGGGCTGTCCCACGAGCTCGTGGAGGACTACTTCACGGGCACGACGAGCCGCCTGGCCGGCATCGGCCTCGACGTGCTCGCGGCCGAGACGGCCGCCCGCCACACCGAGGCGTACCCGGCGTCGGGCAACCACACGCCGCACGAGCGCCTCACCACCGGCGGCGAGTACCAGTGGCGCCGCGACGGCGAGGAGCACCTCTTCGACCCGGAGACCGTGTTCCGCCTCCAGCACGCCACCCGCTCGAAGCGGATGGACATCTTCCGTCAGTACACGCACCGCGTCGACGAGCAGTCGGAGCGGCTCATGACGCTGCGCGGCCTGCTGCGCTTCGCGGAGGGCCGCGAGCCGGTGCCGCTGGACGAGGTCGAGCCGGTCAGCGAGATCCTGAAGCGGTTCAACACCGGCGCCATGTCCTACGGCGCGATCAGCCAGGAGATGCACGAGACCCTCGCGGTCGCGATGAACCAGATCGGCGGACGCTCGAACTCGGGCGAGGGCGGCGAGGACCCGGAGCGGCTCTACGACCCGCAGCGCCGCTCGCGCGTCAAGCAGATCGCCTCGGGGCGCTTCGGCGTCACCAGCGAGTACCTCACGCAGGCCGACGACATCCAGCTCAAGCTCGCCCAGGGCGCCAAGCCCGGCGAGGGCGGCCAGCTGCCCGGGCCGAAGGTCTACCCGTGGGTGGCCCGCACCCGGCACTCGACGCCGGGCGTCGGCCTCATCTCGCCGCCGCCGCACCACGACATCTACTCGATCGAGGACCTCGCGCAGCTCATCCACGACGCCAAGAACGCGAACCCGAGCGCCCGCGTGCACGTCAAGCTCGTCTCCGAGTTCGGCGTCGGCACGGTCGCGACGGGCGTGTCCAAGGCGCACGCGGACGTCGTGCTCATCTCCGGCCACGACGGCGGCACGGGCGCGAGCCCGCTGACGTCGCTCAAGCACGCGGGCACGCCGTGGGAGATCGGCCTGGCCGAGACCCAGCAGACGCTCGTGCTGAACAACCTGCGCGACCGGATCACGGTGCAGGTCGACGGCCAGATGAAGACCGGCCGCGACGTCGTCGTGGCGGCGCTGCTCGGTGCCGAGGAGTTCGGGTTCGCGACGGCGCCGATGGTGGTCTCGGGCTGCATCATGATGCGCGTCTGCCACCTCGACACCTGTCCGGTGGGCGTCGCCACGCAGAACCCGGAGCTCCGGCGCCGGTTCACCGGCACCCCCGAGTTCGTCGTGAACTTCTTCGAGTTCATCGCCACCGAGGTGCGCGAGCACCTCGCCGCGCTCGGCTTCCGGTCGATCGAGGAGGCCGTCGGTCAGGTGCAGGTGCTCGACACCCGCGGCGCCGTCGACCACTGGAAGGCACAGGGCCTCGACCTGGCCCCGGTCCTGGAGCGGATCGAGCCCCCGGCCGGCTCCGCCCTGTTCCGCACCCAGGCGCAGGACCACGGCCTGGACCGTGCGCTCGACCAGCAGCTCATCGCGGCCGCGGGGCCCGCTCTCGAGGACGGGCTGCCCGTCCGCATGGAGTTCCCCGTGCGCAACGTCAACCGGACGGTCGGCACCATGCTCGGCCACGAGGTGACCAAGCGGTACCGCGGCGCGGGCCTCCCGGACGACACGATCGAGGTCGTGCTCACGGGTTCCGCCGGCCAGTCGTTCGCCGCGTTCCTGCCGCGCGGCGTCACGCTGCGCCTCTTCGGCGACGCGAACGACTACGTCGGCAAGGGGCTCTCCGGCGGACGCGTCGTCGTCCGCCCTGACAAGGCCGCCGTGCTCGAGGGCGCCGCGAACGTCATCGCGGGCAACGTCATCGGCTACGGCGCCACGTCGGGCGAGATCCTGCTGCGCGGCCGCGTGGGCGAGCGGTTCGGCGTCCGCAACTCCGGTGCCACGCTGGTCGTCGAGGGCGTGGGGGACCACGGCTGCGAGTACATGACCGGGGGCGAGGTGCTGGTGCTCGGCCCGACCGGACGCAACTTCGGCGCGGGCATGTCCGGCGGCGTCGCCTACGTGCTGGACCTGCGTCCCACGGCGATGAACGGCGCGTCGGTGGGTTCGGGCGAGCTCGTCGTCGGTCCGCTCGCGGACGACGACTGGGCCCGGGTGCGCGAGCTGCTGGAGCGGCACGCCGCCGAGACCGGGTCGACCGTCGCCGCCGCGCTGCTGGACGACGACGGCGCGCGCGCCCGGTTCTCCCGGGTGCTGCCGCCCGCGTGGGCGAACGTCCGCGCTGCACTGGCCGAGGCCGAGGCGGCGGGAACGCCGCTCGGCGAGGGCGAGGACTTCGACCCCACCCTGTGGGAGCGCATCATGGAGGTGGCTCGTGGCTGA
- the lgt gene encoding prolipoprotein diacylglyceryl transferase, translating into MTTIGQVAASIPSPAESVWYLGPVPVRAYALAILVGIVVAAWMTMKRWEARGGDPDDVLDIVFWAVPFGIVGGRLYHVISTPDPYFGEGGDPVRALYIWQGGLGIWGAVALGAVGAWIGCRRKGVRLSSFADALAPGLLVAQAIGRLGNWFNQELFGAPTTLPWGLEIDPEVIQRLNTATGTSFAEGTLFHPTFLYEILWNLGAAALLIWLDRRYRLGHGRVFWAYVALYTLGRVWIEMLRIDTAEVVLGLRLNVWTSIVLGLAALVMFVVIGRLRPGREDGVALPGRAPRDQDAAEAETETDDAPRGPDASAPEGDDGTTAEGTKVAGSDQDPAPHA; encoded by the coding sequence GTGACCACCATCGGCCAGGTCGCCGCGTCGATCCCGAGCCCCGCCGAGTCCGTCTGGTACCTGGGCCCGGTGCCCGTGCGCGCCTACGCGCTGGCGATCCTCGTGGGGATCGTCGTCGCGGCGTGGATGACCATGAAGCGGTGGGAGGCGCGCGGCGGGGACCCCGACGACGTGCTCGACATCGTGTTCTGGGCCGTGCCGTTCGGCATCGTCGGCGGCCGCCTGTACCACGTGATCTCGACCCCCGACCCCTACTTCGGGGAGGGCGGCGACCCGGTCCGTGCCCTGTACATCTGGCAGGGCGGTCTCGGTATCTGGGGCGCGGTCGCGCTCGGTGCCGTCGGCGCGTGGATCGGGTGCCGCCGCAAGGGCGTGCGTCTGAGCTCCTTCGCGGACGCCCTCGCGCCCGGGCTGCTCGTCGCGCAGGCGATCGGACGGCTCGGCAACTGGTTCAACCAGGAGCTCTTCGGCGCGCCGACGACCCTGCCCTGGGGCCTGGAGATCGACCCCGAGGTCATCCAGCGGCTGAACACCGCCACCGGCACCTCGTTCGCCGAGGGCACCCTGTTCCACCCGACGTTCCTCTACGAGATCCTCTGGAACCTCGGCGCGGCCGCCCTGCTGATCTGGCTCGACCGTCGGTACAGACTCGGTCATGGGAGGGTATTCTGGGCCTACGTCGCGCTCTACACCCTCGGCAGGGTGTGGATCGAGATGCTCCGCATCGACACCGCCGAGGTGGTCCTCGGTCTGCGGCTGAACGTGTGGACGTCGATCGTGCTGGGGCTCGCTGCCCTCGTCATGTTCGTCGTCATCGGACGGCTGCGCCCGGGCCGCGAGGACGGTGTGGCGCTCCCGGGTCGCGCACCACGCGACCAGGACGCCGCCGAGGCGGAGACCGAGACCGACGACGCTCCCCGAGGACCGGACGCGTCCGCCCCGGAGGGCGACGACGGCACGACCGCCGAGGGAACGAAGGTCGCCGGGTCCGACCAGGACCCGGCACCGCACGCCTGA
- the trpA gene encoding tryptophan synthase subunit alpha, producing the protein MVRPAAGRGGGAVSTTTTSRTGARLDALRAQGRPALVGYLPVGYPDVARSVEAVTTMVDAGVDVVEIGVPYTDPVMDGPVIQAAAEAALAAGARVRDVLRVVEAVADRSGGSVPTLVMSYYNPVLRYGVGAFARDLAAAGGAGMITPDLIPDEAGEWVAAADEHDLDKVFLVAPSSTPERLQLTARASRGFVYASSTMGVTGARAAVGRRAEQLVADTRAAGAEHVCVGIGVSTGDHAAEVGRYADGVIVGSALVRTLLGDDPWAARLDALGRVTAELADGVARARTSTTGGPS; encoded by the coding sequence ATGGTTCGGCCTGCTGCCGGACGCGGAGGAGGAGCGGTGAGCACCACCACGACCTCGCGCACCGGCGCCCGGCTCGACGCCCTGCGCGCCCAGGGCCGTCCGGCCCTCGTGGGCTACCTGCCCGTCGGCTACCCGGACGTCGCGCGGTCGGTAGAGGCCGTGACGACGATGGTCGACGCCGGCGTGGACGTCGTCGAGATCGGCGTGCCGTACACCGACCCGGTGATGGACGGTCCCGTCATCCAGGCCGCCGCCGAGGCCGCGCTGGCGGCCGGTGCGCGCGTGCGCGACGTGCTGCGGGTGGTCGAGGCGGTCGCGGACCGCTCGGGCGGCAGCGTGCCGACGCTCGTCATGTCGTACTACAACCCGGTGCTGCGCTACGGGGTGGGAGCGTTCGCGCGGGACCTCGCCGCCGCGGGTGGAGCGGGCATGATCACGCCCGACCTCATCCCCGACGAGGCCGGCGAGTGGGTCGCGGCTGCCGACGAGCACGACCTCGACAAGGTCTTCCTCGTCGCGCCGAGCTCCACCCCGGAGCGCCTGCAGCTCACCGCGCGGGCGTCGCGCGGGTTCGTCTACGCCTCCTCGACGATGGGCGTCACGGGCGCCCGCGCGGCCGTGGGGCGACGTGCCGAGCAGCTCGTCGCGGACACCCGCGCCGCGGGCGCCGAGCACGTCTGCGTCGGCATCGGCGTCAGCACCGGTGACCACGCCGCGGAGGTCGGGCGCTACGCGGACGGCGTCATCGTCGGCTCCGCACTGGTGCGCACGCTGCTCGGCGACGACCCGTGGGCCGCCCGCCTGGACGCGCTGGGCCGGGTGACCGCCGAGCTCGCCGACGGCGTGGCACGTGCCCGTACGAGCACCACCGGAGGACCTTCGTGA